A region from the Mya arenaria isolate MELC-2E11 chromosome 2, ASM2691426v1 genome encodes:
- the LOC128221046 gene encoding uncharacterized protein LOC128221046 yields MPPYIKKKSTNGLPVRKPKKSRTMADFLHLCWPSNWIRHRQHRDHARKSVPIFNPVKETMGTTCKRIILQKMGFVCKFEDRTLQRAYVGLVTLIIVQSLLFLVLTVSWRIYKEPPPLESSTYCVPCNDIKQTNPYNVTGHVIDALRQIYNESVCCGPIRDIMELRSKNEMTKQYVKNAQANPSQLVGESFITDCEWQGIKTPTGKLVGVVDSVPSDIVQGHSKLRWNKKGHTFTETKCIHLELEGEIFIKKPGYFIVSSMLNVNITGMNNTTTTFSQSINLLSHKFGTTGSLMRRTRSIRKSKDCVFTSFMSAVFKLQMHDRISVSVSDPNYLDLNYSNDHFTAYYTYDMP; encoded by the exons atgccGCCGTACATTAAGAAAAAGAGTACAAACGGTTTGCCGGTCCGTAAGCCAAAAAAGAGCAGGACGATGGCAGATTTTCTT CATTTGTGTTGGCCTTCAAATTGGATACGCCACAGACAACACCGTGACCATGCCAGGAAAAGTGTGCCGATCTTTAACCCAGTAAAAG AGACCATGGGTACCACCTGCAAACGGATTATACTGCAAAAGATGGGCTTTGTTTGCAAGTTTGAGGATAGAACATTACAACGTGCATATGTTGGATTAGTCACACTGATAATTGTACAGTCACTCCTTTTCCTCGTCTTGACTGTATCATGGAGAATATATAAGGAACCTCCGCCATTGGAGAGCAGCACTTACTGTGTGCCATGCAATGACATCAAACAAACGAACCCTTACAATGTCACAGGGCACGTCATTGATGCATTGAGACAAATATATAACGAGTCGGTATGCTGTGGTCCCATTCGGGACATTATGGAGCTCCGCAGTAAAAAC gAGATGACAAAACAATACGTCAAAAACGCACAAGCAAATCCGA GTCAATTGGTCGGAGAATCGTTCATCACCGACTGTGAGTGGCAGGGGATAAAAACACCTACAGGCAAACTGGTTGGAGTGGTAGATAGCGTACCAAGTGATATAGTCCAAG GTCATTCAAAACTTCGATGGAACAAAAAGGGCCACACATTCACcgaaacaaaatgcattcaTCTCGAGCTCGAGGGGGAAATCTTTATCAAGAAACCAGGCTACTTTATAGTATCTTCTATGCTGAATGTTAATATTACAGGAATGAACAATACTACAACAACGTTCAGTCAAAGCATTAATCTGCTATCCCACAAATTTGGAACAACTGGTTCTCTCATGCGACGCACAAGATCCATCAGAAAATCAAAGGACTGtgtttttacaagttttatgTCTGCGGTTTTCAAGCTACAAATGCACGATAGGATATCTGTGTCTGTGAGTGACCCTAATTATTTAGATCTTAACTATTCAAACGATCATTTCACTGCATACTACACTTACGACATGCCCTAA